The following coding sequences lie in one Anomalospiza imberbis isolate Cuckoo-Finch-1a 21T00152 chromosome 21, ASM3175350v1, whole genome shotgun sequence genomic window:
- the TTF1 gene encoding transcription termination factor 1 has translation MKGKAHAGDFQAQDFVKKKKKKKRKPSESNNKHEDAEAVEGAELGCFSPVLFEDAAAQGGEGRTKKKKKLKKKGEKQQTLLDNYLVKVEHEVSNGAGAAASPRKKRKREDSTNELSDVTCVPVNQDYQEGAADYVYFKKHKKKRKEKQPEEDEVCELPPSEEHSAGHTEKSKKKRKKRREGSGQEDPDGAAEPLLSPSEQDKGHRGWPSPAGEDGGCDAASAITEVSMELPAAFSTPDKAAGRAKKTPAHAKKANNSSTSGMQESSSESDVMTTKALASHKKNQKQQNNSFAELAAFDEVSVDGEEGLDPSMTSFVDLDTARQELEEFIPHVKNISDSSVKKMAGKDLMRFKEFKKQGMAIKFGRFTQKENKQIRKNVEEFLALTGIDSAEKLLFTWRYPEDKCTIHRLKTEHHFCEKISEGIPRPWRLIYYRARKMFDPNNYKGRYTTEEKEQLKKYQALHGNDWKKISELMSRSNLSVAMKFSEIKSAINYGPWTKEETQRLMSAVKDVMRRKLRPENPSSLSSLEQSNTDLWIDREQLLQPLPWTEIETKVGSRYWRQCKQKWNSILIKKLTRGKQLCKGTNGLQTKITLIKRLYETKAEDVNEVNWDELSNVTGNIPRSYLQSKFYRLKVSFVPFWKIKSFSEIIDYLYEKKLPELEEQLREEEGNRCSFDNSAASQQQKAFRLSDIFDSNEERPSDIFDCSEESD, from the exons ATGAAAGGCAAAGCACACGCAGGTGATTTTCAAGCCCAGGATTTTgtcaagaagaagaaaaagaagaagaggaaacCGAGTGAGTCCAACAACAAACACGAAGATGCTGAAGCTGTGGAAGGTGCAGAGCTCGGCTGCTTTTCCCCAGTGCTCTTTGAagatgcagcagcacagggtggggagggcaggacgaagaagaagaagaaactgaagaaaaaggGTGAGAAGCAGCAGACTCTGCTGGATAATTACTTAGTGAAGGTGGAACATGAGGTCAGcaatggggctggagcagctgcttcaccgaggaagaagaggaagcgTGAGGACAGCACCAACGAGCTCAGCGATGTCACCTGTGTGCCTGTGAACCAGGACTACCAGGAGGGTGCTGCTGATTATGTTTATTTCAAAAAAcacaagaagaaaaggaaagagaagcagCCTGAAGAGGATGAGGTGTGTGAGCTGCCTCCCTCTGAGGAACACAGCGCGGGCCACACAGAGAAATccaaaaagaagaggaagaagaggagagaaGGTAGTGGCCAGGAGGACCCAGATGGAGCAGCTGAGCCACTGCTGTCACCCTCAGAGCAGGACAAGGGGCACAGGGGGTGGCCTTCACCTGCAGGTGAGGATGGAGGCTGTGATGCTGCTTCTGCCATCACTGAGGTCTCCATGgagctccctgctgctttttccACACCCGACAAAGCAGCTGGGCGAGCTAAAAAGACTCCAGCACATGCTAAAAAGGCAAATAACAGCAGCACTTCTGGCATGCAAGAAAGCTCCTCAGAGTCTGACGTGAT gacAACAAAAGCCTTGGCATCTCATAAAAAGAATCAGAAGCAGCAGAACAATTCCTTTGCTGAGTTGGCAGCCTTTGATGAGGTCAGTGTGGATGGTGAAGAAGGCCTGGACCCTTCCATGACTTCATTTGTGGATTTGGATACGGCAAGACAAGAACTGGAAGAGTTTATTCCTCACGTGAAGAATATATCAGACAGTTCAGTCAAGAAAATGGCTGGAAAAGACCTAATGAGGTTTAAGGAGTTTAAAAAACAGG GTATGGCTATCAAGTTTGGCAGATTTACccagaaggaaaataaacaaatccGGAAAAACGTTGAAGAGTTCTTAGCACTTACTGGAATAGACAGTGCTGAAAAACTTTTGTTTACCTGGAGGTATCCAGAAGATAAATGCACCATCCATCGCCTGAAAACAGAACATCATTTTTGTGAAAAAATCT CTGAGGGCATACCGAGGCCCTGGAGGCTGATATATTACCGAGCAAGGAAGATGTTTGACCCAAATAATTATAAAGGAAG GTAtactacagaagaaaaagaacagttAAAGAAATACCAAGCTCTGCATGGCAATGATTGGAAGAAGATTTCTGAGTTGATGTCCCGTTCTAACCTCTCAGTTGCTATGAAATTCTCTGAAATCAAGTCAG CTATTAACTATGGTCCTTGGACAAAGGAAGAAACCCAGAGGTTAATGAGTGCAGTGAAGGATGTGATGAGGAGAAAACTGAGACCAGAAAATCCAAGCTCTCTTTCCTCCCTGGAACAGTCAAACACGGATCTCTGGATTGACCgtgagcagctgctccagccactgcCATGGACTGAGATTGAAACCAAAGTGGGAAGTCGATATTGGAGACAATGCAAACAGAAATG GAATTcaattttaataaagaaattgaCCAGAGGGAAGCAGTTGTGCAAAGGGACCAATGGATTACAGACCAAGATCACTCTTATTAAAAG GTTGTATGAAACAAAAGCAGAGGATGTCAATGAAGTAAACTGGGATGAACTCAGTAATGTTACCGG AAATATTCCTAGAAGCTATCTTCAGTCAAAGTTTTATAGGCTAAAAGTGTCCTTTGTCCCCTTCTGGAAAATAAAGTCTTTTTCTG